In a single window of the Massilia oculi genome:
- a CDS encoding phosphoribosylanthranilate isomerase: MRRTRIKICGITREQDLRAAVELGADALGFVFYPKSPRYITPARAAELCAHLPPFVSGVALFVNPTPDEVRAVAGSMPLGLIQFHGDETVEQCAAIAAEVERPFVRAYRIKPDTPPAALLECESAYRAASPWFSGLLLDTWVDAYGGAGKVFDWSLIPKELAPRVVLSGGLSVHNVLEATERVRPLAVDISSGVEEAKGIKDARKIAAFVAAVRAADATIESESHHEHQRHHHGPA, from the coding sequence ATGCGACGCACCCGTATCAAGATCTGCGGCATCACCCGCGAACAAGACCTGCGCGCGGCGGTCGAGCTGGGCGCCGACGCGCTCGGCTTCGTCTTCTATCCGAAGAGCCCGCGCTACATCACGCCGGCGCGCGCGGCCGAGCTGTGCGCGCATCTGCCGCCGTTCGTGAGCGGCGTGGCGCTGTTCGTGAACCCGACGCCCGACGAGGTGCGCGCGGTGGCAGGCAGCATGCCGCTGGGGCTGATCCAGTTCCATGGCGACGAAACGGTCGAGCAGTGCGCGGCCATCGCGGCGGAAGTGGAGCGGCCTTTCGTGCGCGCCTATCGCATCAAGCCTGACACGCCGCCTGCGGCTTTGCTAGAATGTGAATCTGCATACCGCGCCGCCAGTCCGTGGTTCTCGGGCCTTTTGCTCGACACCTGGGTGGATGCCTACGGCGGCGCAGGAAAGGTCTTCGATTGGTCTCTTATTCCAAAAGAGCTCGCGCCTCGGGTCGTTTTGAGTGGTGGGTTGAGCGTACACAACGTCCTTGAGGCGACCGAACGTGTTCGTCCCCTCGCCGTCGACATCAGCAGTGGTGTCGAGGAAGCGAAGGGGATCAAGGACGCCCGCAAGATCGCCGCCTTCGTCGCGGCGGTGCGGGCAGCCGATGCCACCATCGAAAGCGAGTCGCACCATGAACATCAAAGACACCATCACGGCCCAGCTTAA
- the trpB gene encoding tryptophan synthase subunit beta, with product MNIKDTITAQLKAAPLFKTPDYALPDAVGHFGPYGGSFVAETLSLALAELNEAYAKYAQDPAFLEEFRYELAHFVGRPSPVYHARRWSELAGGGQVYFKREDLNHTGAHKINNVIGQALLARRMGKQRIIAETGAGQHGVATATICARFGLECVVYMGAEDVKRQAQNVYRMKLLGATVVPVESGSKTLKDALNEAMRDWVTNIENTFYIIGTVAGPHPYPMMVRDFQSVIGEECRVQMPAMAGRQPDYVVACIGGGSNAMGIFYPYIGEPGVQLVGVEAAGEGLGSGKHAASLTAGLPGVLHGNRTYLLQDENGQIIETHSVSAGLDYPGVGPEHAWLKDSARAQYVSITDEEALQTFHDCCRIEGIIPALESSHAIAYAVKLAATLPKDKIILVNLSGRGDKDMHTVAQRMGMDFG from the coding sequence ATGAACATCAAAGACACCATCACGGCCCAGCTTAAGGCTGCGCCCCTGTTCAAGACCCCGGATTACGCCCTGCCCGACGCGGTCGGGCACTTCGGCCCCTATGGCGGCAGCTTCGTCGCCGAAACCCTGTCGCTCGCCCTGGCCGAGCTGAACGAGGCCTATGCGAAGTATGCGCAGGATCCTGCATTTCTCGAAGAATTCCGCTACGAGCTGGCCCACTTCGTCGGCCGTCCGTCGCCGGTGTACCATGCGCGGCGCTGGTCGGAGCTGGCCGGCGGCGGCCAGGTCTATTTCAAGCGCGAAGACCTGAACCACACGGGCGCGCACAAGATCAACAACGTGATCGGCCAGGCCCTGCTGGCGCGGCGCATGGGCAAGCAGCGCATCATCGCCGAGACCGGCGCCGGCCAGCACGGCGTGGCCACCGCCACCATCTGCGCGCGCTTCGGCCTGGAGTGCGTGGTGTACATGGGCGCGGAAGACGTGAAGCGCCAGGCGCAGAATGTGTACCGCATGAAGCTGCTGGGTGCCACCGTGGTGCCGGTGGAGTCGGGCTCCAAGACCCTGAAGGACGCGCTCAACGAGGCGATGCGCGACTGGGTCACGAATATCGAAAACACCTTCTACATCATCGGCACGGTGGCGGGCCCGCACCCGTATCCGATGATGGTGCGCGACTTCCAGTCGGTGATCGGCGAGGAGTGCCGCGTGCAGATGCCGGCCATGGCGGGGCGCCAGCCCGACTACGTGGTCGCCTGCATCGGCGGCGGCTCGAACGCGATGGGCATTTTTTACCCGTATATCGGCGAGCCGGGCGTGCAGCTCGTTGGCGTCGAGGCGGCGGGCGAGGGACTCGGATCGGGCAAGCATGCGGCCTCGCTGACGGCCGGCCTGCCGGGCGTCCTGCACGGCAACCGCACGTATCTGCTGCAGGACGAGAACGGGCAGATCATCGAGACGCATTCAGTGTCGGCCGGCCTGGATTATCCGGGCGTCGGTCCGGAGCACGCCTGGCTGAAGGATTCGGCGCGGGCGCAGTATGTGTCGATCACCGACGAAGAGGCGCTGCAGACCTTCCACGACTGCTGCCGCATCGAAGGGATCATTCCGGCGCTGGAATCGTCGCATGCGATCGCCTATGCGGTGAAGCTGGCGGCGACCCTGCCGAAGGACAAGATCATCCTGGTCAACCTGTCGGGCCGCGGCGACAAGGACATGCACACGGTGGCGCAGCGGATGGGGATGGATTTCGGCTGA
- the trpA gene encoding tryptophan synthase subunit alpha, with product MSRIESTFTALKAQNKTALVTFITAGDPGPELTVPLMHALVAGGADVLELGVPFSDPMAEGPVIQRACERALKFNIGLKDVFAFVREFRKTDRQTPVVLMGYANPIERIGQTEFIRCAKEAGADGAIVVDYPPEECADFASAMRDNGLDLIFLLAPTSTTERVKQVAQYGGGFSYYVSLKGVTGSGAIDTDDVARRVSAIREHVKLPIGVGFGIRDGATAKAVAQVADAVVIGSRIIQEIEAHPASEAVEAVRSFTSSIRAALDAR from the coding sequence ATGTCCCGTATCGAATCCACGTTTACCGCGCTCAAGGCGCAGAACAAGACCGCCCTGGTGACCTTCATTACCGCCGGCGACCCCGGCCCTGAGTTGACCGTCCCGCTGATGCACGCCCTGGTGGCGGGCGGCGCCGACGTCCTGGAGCTGGGCGTGCCGTTCTCGGACCCGATGGCCGAAGGCCCGGTGATCCAGCGCGCCTGCGAGCGCGCGCTCAAGTTCAATATCGGCCTGAAGGACGTCTTCGCCTTCGTGCGAGAATTCCGCAAGACCGACCGGCAGACCCCGGTCGTCCTGATGGGTTATGCCAACCCGATCGAGCGCATCGGCCAGACTGAATTCATCCGCTGCGCGAAAGAGGCGGGCGCCGACGGCGCCATCGTCGTCGACTACCCGCCGGAAGAATGCGCGGACTTCGCCAGCGCCATGCGCGACAACGGCCTCGACCTGATCTTCCTGCTGGCCCCGACCTCGACCACCGAGCGCGTGAAGCAGGTGGCCCAATACGGCGGCGGCTTCAGCTACTACGTCTCGCTGAAAGGGGTGACGGGTTCCGGCGCGATCGACACCGACGACGTGGCGCGCCGCGTGAGCGCCATCCGCGAACACGTGAAGCTGCCGATCGGCGTCGGCTTCGGCATCCGCGACGGCGCGACCGCGAAAGCGGTGGCGCAGGTGGCGGACGCAGTCGTGATCGGCAGCCGCATCATCCAGGAAATCGAAGCGCACCCGGCCAGCGAGGCCGTCGAGGCCGTCCGCAGCTTCACCTCCAGCATCCGCGCCGCCCTCGACGCACGCTAA
- the accD gene encoding acetyl-CoA carboxylase, carboxyltransferase subunit beta — translation MSWLEKLLPPRIQRSDAANRKTMPEGLWVKCPSCESVLYRADIESNLHVCPKCDHHMRIRARDRLDALLDEGGRYDIGQETLPVDTLKFKDSKKYPDRLKAAMEATGETDALIVQGGSIMSLPVVVAAFEFEFMGGSMGSVVGERFVRGAQVALEQKVPFICITATGGARMQEGLLSLMQMAKTTAMLTKLSEKKLPFISVLTDPTMGGVSASFAFMGDVVIAEPKALIGFAGPRVIENTVREKLPEGFQRAEFLVTKGAVDMIVDRRKMREEIARLLALLQNQATEVLA, via the coding sequence ATGAGTTGGTTGGAAAAGCTGCTGCCCCCTCGGATCCAGCGCTCCGATGCCGCAAACCGCAAGACCATGCCGGAAGGCCTCTGGGTCAAGTGCCCGTCGTGCGAGTCGGTGCTGTACCGTGCGGACATCGAGTCCAATCTGCACGTGTGCCCGAAGTGCGACCACCATATGCGCATCCGCGCCCGCGACCGCCTCGACGCGCTGCTCGATGAAGGCGGCCGCTACGATATCGGCCAGGAGACCCTGCCGGTCGATACGTTGAAATTCAAAGATAGCAAGAAGTATCCGGACCGCCTGAAGGCGGCCATGGAGGCCACCGGCGAAACCGATGCGCTGATCGTGCAGGGCGGTTCGATCATGAGCCTGCCGGTCGTCGTCGCCGCCTTCGAATTCGAATTCATGGGCGGCTCGATGGGTTCCGTCGTCGGTGAGCGTTTCGTGCGCGGCGCGCAGGTGGCGCTCGAACAGAAAGTGCCGTTCATTTGCATTACCGCCACCGGCGGCGCCCGCATGCAGGAAGGCTTGCTGTCGCTGATGCAGATGGCCAAGACCACCGCCATGCTGACCAAGCTGTCCGAAAAGAAGCTGCCGTTTATTAGCGTGCTGACCGACCCGACCATGGGCGGCGTCTCGGCCTCGTTCGCCTTCATGGGCGACGTCGTCATCGCCGAACCGAAGGCCCTGATCGGCTTCGCCGGCCCGCGCGTGATCGAGAACACCGTGCGCGAGAAATTGCCAGAAGGCTTCCAGCGCGCCGAGTTCCTGGTCACCAAGGGCGCCGTCGACATGATCGTCGACCGCCGCAAGATGCGCGAAGAAATCGCGCGCCTGCTGGCCCTGCTGCAAAACCAGGCGACCGAAGTCCTGGCCTGA
- the folC gene encoding bifunctional tetrahydrofolate synthase/dihydrofolate synthase — translation MSPLPTTLPDWLALLESRHAETHIDMGLDRVRAVKERLQLAFDCPVIMVAGTNGKGSTCAMLESVLLQSGYRVGLYIKPHFLDFNERARINGEMASDEALVDAFNAVEAARAATDLTYFEFTTLAIAHLISKSGVDVAILEVGLGGRLDAVNVIDADVSIVTSIDIDHTSYLGDTREKIGFEKAGIFRTGKPAICSDPVPPQSLIDHAEKIGADLWLLGRDFNYQGDQQQWSYGGRSQRRNSLAYPALRGANQLLNASAALAALEALRMQLPCGAQETRAGLALVELPGRFQVLPGRPTQVLDVAHNPHAAATLAQNLGNMGFHRFTYAVFGIMEDKDIDAVIAPMAGVIDHWCVTGLDSPRSAQPEALADKLRELKPTGAKDDDFSVSNFATPAEAYANALSRAGENDRIVVFGSFYTVAGVMAARKSSLH, via the coding sequence ATGTCCCCACTTCCCACCACCTTGCCCGATTGGCTGGCCCTGCTCGAGTCGCGCCATGCCGAAACCCATATCGACATGGGCCTGGACCGCGTGCGCGCCGTCAAGGAGCGCTTGCAGCTGGCCTTCGATTGCCCGGTGATCATGGTCGCCGGCACCAATGGCAAGGGTTCCACGTGCGCGATGCTCGAATCGGTGCTGCTGCAGTCGGGCTACCGCGTCGGCCTCTACATCAAGCCGCACTTCCTCGACTTCAACGAGCGCGCCCGCATCAATGGCGAGATGGCGTCCGATGAGGCGCTCGTGGACGCCTTCAACGCCGTCGAAGCCGCCCGCGCCGCGACCGACCTGACGTATTTCGAGTTCACCACCCTGGCCATCGCCCACCTGATCTCGAAGAGCGGCGTCGACGTCGCCATCCTCGAAGTCGGCCTGGGCGGACGGCTGGATGCGGTCAACGTCATCGACGCCGACGTCTCCATCGTCACCAGCATCGACATCGACCACACGTCCTACCTCGGCGACACGCGGGAAAAAATCGGCTTCGAAAAGGCCGGCATCTTCCGCACGGGCAAGCCGGCGATCTGCAGCGACCCGGTGCCGCCGCAATCGCTGATCGACCACGCCGAGAAGATCGGCGCCGACCTGTGGCTGCTCGGCCGCGATTTCAACTACCAGGGCGACCAGCAGCAGTGGAGCTATGGCGGTCGCAGCCAGCGCCGCAACTCGCTGGCCTATCCGGCCCTGCGCGGCGCCAACCAGCTGCTCAACGCCTCGGCCGCGCTGGCCGCGCTCGAGGCGCTGCGAATGCAACTGCCGTGCGGCGCCCAGGAAACCCGCGCCGGCCTGGCCCTGGTCGAGCTGCCGGGCCGTTTCCAGGTGCTGCCGGGCCGTCCGACCCAGGTGCTGGACGTCGCCCACAATCCCCATGCCGCCGCCACCCTGGCCCAGAACCTGGGCAATATGGGCTTCCACCGTTTCACGTATGCCGTGTTCGGCATCATGGAAGACAAGGACATCGACGCCGTCATCGCGCCGATGGCCGGCGTGATCGATCACTGGTGCGTCACGGGGCTCGATTCGCCGCGCTCGGCACAGCCGGAAGCGCTGGCCGACAAGCTGCGCGAACTGAAGCCGACCGGCGCCAAGGATGACGATTTTTCTGTGAGTAATTTCGCAACGCCGGCCGAGGCCTATGCGAATGCGCTGAGCCGGGCAGGGGAGAATGATAGAATTGTGGTCTTTGGCTCTTTCTACACGGTTGCAGGCGTCATGGCGGCCCGTAAATCGAGTCTTCACTGA
- a CDS encoding SPOR domain-containing protein: MGLFSFGNKNKQETVRDSGHFVKDDDAAYTERARSKRASSSGEAGRRTSRGDPILPEKKRARRRLVGAIALVLAAVVALPMLLDSEPKPLATDIAIHIPDKDKAAPLPVPSEQVAPMASVDSDEEIVEPVEAPPAASPASNAPVTAPAASDPPPMRMLEQAEPPKPEPKSEPVKPKPEPKPEPVKPEPKPEPKREPTPEKKPEPAKKPVETHPKAEQVVKPASKDDAARAMAILEGKAAEPQKAQGPAPRFVVQVAALASQEKVTELQARLRGAGIASFTQKSGELIRVRIGPFSKEEAEKTRAKLGGIGLSGTMVPL, from the coding sequence ATGGGCTTGTTCTCGTTCGGCAATAAAAACAAGCAAGAAACTGTCCGGGACAGCGGGCACTTCGTCAAGGACGACGATGCCGCTTATACCGAGCGCGCCCGTTCCAAGCGCGCAAGCTCCTCAGGCGAGGCGGGCCGCCGCACCAGCCGCGGCGATCCGATCCTGCCCGAGAAAAAGCGCGCCCGCCGCCGCCTGGTCGGCGCCATCGCGCTGGTCCTGGCCGCCGTCGTCGCGCTGCCGATGCTGCTCGATTCCGAACCCAAGCCCCTGGCCACCGACATCGCCATCCACATCCCGGACAAAGACAAGGCGGCCCCGCTGCCCGTGCCGTCCGAGCAGGTGGCGCCAATGGCCAGCGTCGACAGCGACGAAGAGATCGTCGAGCCAGTCGAGGCGCCACCGGCCGCCAGCCCCGCCAGCAACGCGCCCGTGACCGCCCCGGCGGCCAGCGATCCGCCGCCGATGCGCATGCTGGAGCAGGCCGAGCCGCCGAAACCGGAACCCAAGTCCGAACCGGTCAAGCCGAAGCCCGAGCCGAAGCCCGAGCCGGTGAAGCCCGAACCAAAGCCGGAACCCAAGCGGGAACCGACGCCCGAGAAGAAACCCGAGCCGGCGAAGAAGCCTGTCGAGACGCATCCGAAGGCCGAGCAGGTCGTCAAGCCCGCGTCGAAGGACGACGCCGCGCGCGCCATGGCCATCTTGGAAGGCAAGGCGGCCGAGCCACAGAAGGCGCAAGGCCCGGCGCCGCGCTTCGTGGTGCAGGTCGCCGCCCTGGCCAGCCAGGAAAAGGTCACGGAATTGCAGGCGCGCCTGCGCGGCGCCGGCATCGCGTCGTTCACCCAGAAATCGGGCGAGCTGATCCGAGTGCGGATCGGTCCGTTCAGCAAGGAAGAAGCCGAGAAAACGCGCGCCAAGCTGGGCGGCATCGGCCTGTCCGGCACCATGGTACCCCTCTGA
- a CDS encoding CvpA family protein — translation MTIFDYLVLFVLIASVVISTLRGLVKEILSLLGWIVAFVVANAYGAGLAPLLPEVIPGDTARLIVAFIVLFLGVRILMGLLSLAIGALVEATGLSLADRGLGGLFGLARGIVIVLAGVILCGMTDIPKQAFWQQALLSPIAETGARTVKPFLPAAMAQHVNF, via the coding sequence GTGACGATTTTCGATTACCTGGTGCTGTTCGTGCTGATCGCCTCCGTCGTCATCAGCACCTTGCGCGGCCTGGTCAAGGAAATCCTGTCGCTGCTGGGCTGGATTGTCGCTTTCGTGGTGGCCAATGCCTATGGCGCCGGGCTCGCGCCCTTGCTGCCGGAAGTGATTCCCGGCGACACGGCGCGCCTGATCGTCGCCTTCATCGTGCTGTTCCTGGGCGTGCGTATCCTGATGGGCCTGCTGTCGCTCGCGATCGGGGCCCTGGTGGAAGCCACTGGCCTCTCGCTCGCGGACCGCGGCCTTGGCGGCTTGTTTGGATTGGCGCGCGGCATTGTAATCGTGCTGGCCGGCGTCATATTGTGTGGGATGACGGACATTCCGAAGCAGGCATTCTGGCAACAGGCCCTGTTGTCGCCGATTGCCGAGACCGGCGCCCGTACCGTCAAGCCCTTCCTGCCGGCTGCCATGGCGCAGCACGTGAACTTTTGA
- the purF gene encoding amidophosphoribosyltransferase encodes MCGIVGVVSHSPVNQLLYDALLLLQHRGQDAAGIATNHSSMFSMFKANGLVRDVFRTRNMRSLQGNTGIGHCRYPTAGSSSEEEAQPFYVNAPFGITLAHNGNLTNQAQLKDELFRNDRRHINTDSDSEVLLNVLAHEIQEAADGYSLDADAVFKAVAAVHRRVRGAYAVVAQIAGHGMLAFRDPFGIRPLCLGINETEQGNEYLVASESVALEGLGFRFVRDIAPGEAVFIDENNKLHERQCAENPSLNPCAFEFVYLARPDSVIDGASVYATRLRMGEYLADKVSKEIPVDEIDVVMPIPDSSRPAAIQLAMKLGVEYREGFIKNRYIGRTFIMPGQGMRKKSVRQKLNAISSEFKDKNVLLVDDSIVRGTTSREIVQMAREAGARKVFFASAAPPVLYPNVYGIDMPTRDELIAHGRTVDEVCREITADRVVYQDVDALKRAISDVNPELKNFEASCFDGVYITGDVTPEYLDRQESARHNPKAKDVEDKVRTQLNLNPPVAAE; translated from the coding sequence ATGTGTGGCATCGTCGGCGTCGTCTCTCACTCTCCCGTCAACCAGTTGCTGTATGACGCATTGCTGCTGCTGCAGCACCGCGGCCAGGATGCGGCGGGGATTGCGACCAATCACAGCAGCATGTTCTCGATGTTCAAGGCCAACGGCCTGGTCCGGGACGTGTTCCGCACCCGTAATATGCGTTCGCTGCAGGGCAATACCGGTATCGGCCACTGCCGCTACCCGACCGCCGGCTCGTCGAGCGAGGAAGAGGCGCAGCCGTTCTACGTCAACGCACCGTTCGGCATCACGCTGGCCCACAACGGCAACCTGACCAACCAGGCCCAGCTGAAGGACGAGCTGTTCCGTAACGACCGCCGCCACATCAACACCGATTCCGACTCGGAAGTGCTGCTCAACGTTCTGGCGCACGAAATCCAGGAAGCGGCCGACGGCTACTCGCTCGACGCCGACGCCGTCTTCAAGGCGGTCGCCGCCGTGCACCGCCGCGTGCGCGGCGCCTATGCCGTCGTCGCCCAGATCGCCGGCCACGGCATGCTGGCCTTCCGCGACCCGTTCGGCATCCGTCCGCTGTGCCTGGGCATCAACGAGACCGAGCAGGGCAACGAATACCTGGTGGCCAGCGAATCGGTTGCGCTGGAAGGCCTGGGCTTCCGTTTCGTGCGCGACATCGCGCCGGGCGAGGCGGTCTTCATCGACGAAAACAACAAGCTGCACGAGCGCCAGTGCGCCGAGAATCCGTCGCTCAACCCGTGCGCCTTCGAATTCGTCTACTTGGCCCGACCCGATTCCGTGATCGACGGCGCCTCGGTGTACGCCACCCGCCTGCGCATGGGTGAATACCTGGCCGACAAGGTGAGCAAGGAGATCCCGGTCGACGAGATCGACGTGGTGATGCCGATCCCCGATTCCTCGCGTCCGGCCGCGATCCAGCTGGCGATGAAACTGGGCGTCGAGTACCGCGAAGGCTTCATCAAGAACCGCTACATCGGCCGGACGTTCATCATGCCGGGTCAGGGCATGCGCAAGAAATCGGTGCGCCAGAAACTGAACGCCATCAGCTCCGAGTTCAAGGACAAGAACGTGCTGCTGGTCGACGATTCGATCGTGCGCGGCACCACCAGCCGCGAGATCGTGCAGATGGCGCGCGAAGCCGGCGCCCGCAAGGTGTTCTTCGCCTCGGCCGCGCCACCGGTGCTGTACCCGAACGTGTACGGCATCGACATGCCGACCCGCGACGAGCTGATCGCCCACGGCCGCACCGTCGACGAGGTGTGCCGCGAGATCACGGCCGACCGCGTGGTGTACCAGGACGTCGACGCGCTCAAGCGCGCGATCTCGGACGTCAATCCCGAGCTGAAGAACTTCGAGGCCTCGTGCTTCGACGGCGTCTACATCACCGGCGACGTGACGCCCGAGTACCTGGACCGCCAGGAATCGGCGCGCCACAATCCGAAGGCGAAGGACGTCGAGGACAAGGTGCGCACCCAGCTCAACCTGAACCCGCCGGTGGCCGCCGAGTAA
- a CDS encoding cystathionine gamma-synthase family protein gives MSDKQSYGFTTTILHNDRRKTIEHGSLHKPVHTSVAYGYADARQLASVFQGREPGFRYGRQGNPTVSALEDKISKMEDGVATLCFGTGMAAIGALFQALLKAGDHIVSSSFLFGNTNSLWQTVAGQGVDVDFVDATDVAQVEAALRPNTRLVFVETIANPRTQVADLARIGELCRARGILYVVDNTMTTPWLFRPKHVGAGLVVNSLTKSIGGHGIALGGALTDTGLFDWAAYPNIAQNFRKQAPGAQGMAQLRAKALRDFGAALGPEAAHHIAVGAETLALRMERTCANALALATMLEADERVAAVHYPGLASHPQHAIVEALFRAGGSLLSFELKDDIDPFDYLNRLKLAIPASNLGDNRTLVIPVAHTIFFEMGPERRASMGIAEGLIRVSVGIEDTDDLVGDFRQALDA, from the coding sequence ATGTCGGACAAGCAAAGCTACGGCTTCACCACCACCATCCTGCACAACGATCGCCGCAAGACGATCGAGCACGGTTCGCTGCACAAGCCGGTGCATACCTCGGTCGCCTACGGCTATGCCGACGCACGCCAGCTGGCGTCGGTATTCCAGGGGAGGGAGCCGGGCTTTCGCTACGGCCGCCAGGGCAACCCGACGGTGTCGGCCCTGGAAGACAAGATCAGCAAGATGGAAGACGGCGTCGCCACCCTGTGCTTCGGCACCGGCATGGCGGCGATCGGCGCGCTGTTCCAGGCGCTCCTGAAAGCCGGCGACCACATCGTGTCGTCGAGCTTCCTGTTCGGCAATACCAACAGCCTGTGGCAGACGGTGGCGGGGCAGGGCGTCGACGTCGACTTCGTCGACGCTACCGACGTGGCCCAGGTGGAAGCGGCCTTGCGACCGAACACCCGCCTGGTGTTCGTGGAGACCATCGCCAATCCGCGCACGCAAGTGGCGGACCTGGCCCGCATCGGCGAACTGTGCCGCGCGCGCGGCATCCTGTACGTGGTCGACAACACGATGACCACGCCCTGGCTGTTCCGGCCGAAGCATGTGGGCGCCGGGCTGGTGGTCAATTCGCTGACCAAGTCGATCGGCGGCCACGGCATCGCCTTGGGCGGCGCGCTGACCGACACCGGCCTGTTCGACTGGGCCGCATATCCGAACATCGCCCAGAACTTCAGAAAGCAAGCGCCAGGTGCGCAAGGCATGGCCCAGCTGCGCGCCAAGGCGCTGCGCGACTTCGGCGCCGCGCTGGGGCCGGAAGCGGCGCACCACATCGCGGTCGGCGCCGAGACGCTGGCCCTGCGCATGGAGCGCACCTGCGCCAATGCGCTGGCGCTGGCGACGATGCTGGAGGCCGACGAGCGCGTCGCCGCCGTGCATTATCCGGGCCTGGCCTCGCACCCGCAGCATGCGATCGTCGAGGCGCTGTTCCGCGCCGGCGGCTCGCTGCTGAGCTTCGAGCTGAAGGACGACATCGATCCGTTCGACTATCTCAACCGTCTCAAGCTGGCGATCCCGGCCTCGAACCTGGGCGACAACCGCACCCTGGTGATTCCGGTGGCGCACACGATCTTCTTCGAGATGGGCCCCGAGCGGCGCGCCAGCATGGGGATCGCCGAAGGCTTGATCCGGGTGTCGGTGGGCATCGAGGACACCGATGACCTGGTCGGCGACTTCCGCCAGGCGCTGGATGCGTAA
- a CDS encoding tetratricopeptide repeat protein produces MKRFLSCLSLSVSVAFSSAAFAGELEDANALFEKKDYAGALKLYTKLANAGNPQAQQQLGQMYWYGEAGAIDEAKAKEWFEKSAAKGNKVAADSLVIMQQRIDRRAEIDYWIKGYDGADLQSGEYRCPSPRIPAVSKINEEIERVNKAVTGWQDCYNKMVTNLNEQSPLTRRIPPDIAKLMNKQETEASTAYLERVRQNIAEGAKVNSKMVLADFAAWRSATEAFVDQHNAVVNKAKQ; encoded by the coding sequence ATGAAACGATTCCTGTCCTGCCTGTCCCTTTCGGTCTCTGTCGCGTTCAGTAGCGCCGCATTCGCCGGCGAACTCGAGGATGCCAACGCCCTGTTCGAGAAAAAAGACTATGCGGGCGCGCTCAAGCTTTACACCAAGCTGGCCAATGCCGGCAATCCACAGGCCCAGCAGCAATTGGGCCAGATGTACTGGTATGGCGAGGCCGGCGCGATCGATGAGGCGAAGGCGAAGGAATGGTTTGAAAAGTCGGCCGCCAAGGGCAACAAGGTCGCCGCCGACTCGCTCGTGATCATGCAGCAGCGCATCGATCGCCGCGCCGAGATCGACTACTGGATCAAGGGCTACGATGGCGCCGACCTGCAGTCGGGCGAGTACCGCTGCCCGTCGCCGCGTATTCCGGCGGTGTCGAAGATCAATGAAGAGATCGAGCGCGTGAACAAGGCCGTGACCGGCTGGCAGGATTGCTACAACAAGATGGTGACCAACCTCAACGAACAGTCGCCGCTGACCAGGCGCATCCCGCCCGACATCGCCAAGCTGATGAACAAGCAGGAAACCGAGGCCTCGACCGCCTATCTGGAGCGGGTGCGCCAGAACATCGCCGAGGGAGCGAAAGTCAATTCGAAGATGGTATTGGCCGATTTCGCCGCATGGCGCAGCGCGACCGAAGCGTTTGTCGACCAGCATAATGCGGTGGTCAACAAGGCCAAGCAGTAA